Sequence from the Aquimarina sp. Aq107 genome:
CTCAATTTTGGAAACCACATAAACTGAGGAGAGAATACATTACAAGACATCATCGCCCAATAAGCCCACCAGTAAGGACCAGTTGCTCTATTTAAGAAAGCATACTGTTCATACTCTACTCCAGAATACCAAGCAACAAACAGTTCGGTTATATACGCAACACCAACTATTGAACCTGTAATCATTATTACAATGTTCATTAATTCTATATGTTGTATTGTAATATAGTTTTCCAGATTCGACACCTTTCTCATTATAATAAGTAATGTGTTTACCATTGCAAATCCAGAGAAAATTGCACCTGCCACAAAATAAGGAGGAAATATAGTCGTATGCCATCCAGGAATAACAGATGTTGCAAAGTCAAAAGATACAATTGTATGTACAGAAAGTACTAATGGTGTTGCTAAACCTGCAAGTACTAAGGAAACTTCCTCAAAACGTTGCCAATCCTTTGCTCTACCACTCCATCCAAAAGAAAGTATACCATATATTTTCTTATTGAACGGTGTTATAGCCCGGTCTCTTATCATCGCAAAATCAGGCAACAATCCAGTCCACCAGAATACCAAAGAAACTGAAAGATATGTAGAGATCGCAAATACATCCCAAAGTAATGGTGAATTAAAGTTTACCCATAGAGATCCAAATTGATTTGGAATAGGTAATACCCAATAGGCCAACCAAGGACGTCCCATGTGAATTATTGGAAATAAACCTGCCTGAATAACCGAAAATATGGTCATCGCTTCTGCAGATCTGTTGATCGCCATTCTCCACTTCTGACGGAATAACAATAATACAGCAGAAATTAATGTTCCCGCGTGACCGATACCTACCCACCATACGAAGTTGGTAATATCCCACGCCCATCCTACTGTTTTATTAAGTCCCCAGGTACCAATACCTGTGGAAATTGTATAAATTATACAACCTATTCCCCAAAGGAAAGCAATAAGCGCGATAGAAAACACAATCCACCAAGATTTATTTGCTTTTCCTTCAACTGGTGCAGCTACATCCACTGTTACATCGTGGTAAGTTTTATCACCAGTTACTAAAGGTTTTCTTATAGGTGCTTCGTAATGAGACATAATCCTTTATAATTGAATTGATTCTTTATTTAGTTAATTAGGCTTCTGTAGTATTTCTTACTTTCGTCTGGTACATCACATTTGGTTTTGTACCTACATGCTCTAGTAAGTGATACATACGTTTATCCTCTGTTAATTTAGCTACTTTGCTATCCTTATCATTTATATCTCCAAATGTCATTGCTCCAGAAGAACAAGCAGCCGAACAAGCAGTTTGGAATTCTCCATCCTTAATTGCTCTTCCCTCTCTTTTAGCATCCAAAATTGTTTTCTGAGTCATTTGGATACACATAGAACATTTTTCCATAACCCCTCTTGAACGAACAGTTACATCTGGATTTAATACCATACGACCTAGATCATTGTTCATATGATAATCAAACTCATCGTTTTCATTATACAAGAACCAGTTAAATCTACGTACTTTATAAGGACAGTTATTTGCGCAATATCTTGTTCCTACGCAACGGTTATAAGCCATATGATTCTGACCTTGTCTTCCGTGTGATGTTGCCGCTACTGGACAAACAGTTTCACAAGGTGCGTGATTACAATGTTGACACATTACAGGTTGAAACGCTACCTCTGGGCTATCAGAAGGAACTTCCATTTCACCAAATTCAGATAAAGAACTACCTAAACCAGAAATAGCATCTTTCTTCTTATTATCTCCATCAAAACTTTCTTCTGAAGAATAATAACGGTCGATACGCAACCAGTGCATATCACGAGATCTTCTAATCTCGGACTTACCAACAACAGGGACATTATTTTCTGCGTGACATGCAATAACGCAAGCTCCACATCCTGTACAAGCATTTAAGTCTATAGAAAGATTAAAATGGTGACCTACTGAACGATCAAACTCATCCCAAAGATCAACTTCTGGTGAAGTAACATCAAACTCTATATGATCCTTACTTACCTGAGGCATTTTGTTCCACTCTTTCGGATTGCCAGTATTAAATATTTCAAGAGTCGTTTCTTTGATAATATCTCCACGCCCCATTAAAGTATTGTGTAACTGTACACAAGCAAATTCATGTGTACCCTCAGCCACTGAAACAGAAACAGATTGTACCGCATTTTGATTCTGGTATAATGCAAATGCATTAACACCTACTTGCATTTCTTCTTTTACACCGACTTTTTTACCGTATCCTAAAGCTAAACCAATAGTTCCTTGTGCTTGACCTGGTTGTATAATAACAGGTGCAGTCACATTAACTCCATTCACTGTAACAGTTGCATAACTACCATTTAAAGCTCCATTCGCAACATTTTCATTCATCAAGCCATTAGCCTCTGCATCTGCTCTTGAAACTGTAAGATAATTATCCCAAGAAGCTCTGGTTATAGGATCAGGCATCTCTTGCAACCAAGGGTTATTAGCCTGTTGTCCATCACCTAATGCAGTCTTCGTATATAAAGTAAGCTCTAGTCCATTTGATTTTGCTGTAGCCAATCTTCTTGCCGCAGCTCCAATATTAGGACCAACAGGTACTTCAACCTCTACAGCGTCTCCTTCTGGAGCAGCAATAGCAGTCTCTAATGACTCCTTAGCAAGCACTGGCTTAACCAATACTCCATCATGTAATGCCTGATTCCAAGAAGTACCTCCTAGTACACCTGTCCAAGCATCTTTAATATAATCGTTATAAGCGGCAGTATTACCTGTCCACTTCAATAATGTTTCTTGAAATTGTCTAGTATCAAATAGAGGGCGAATAGTAGGTTGCATCAAACTGTAGCTACCTTTCTTTAATTCTACATCTCCCCAAGACTCTAAATAATGAGGTGTAGTCGCAACATAAGTACACTCAGATGCTGTGGCATCATTATGCATACTAAAAGCAACAGAAACGTCAACTTTTTTAAGACCTTCTTTAAACTCATTTGCATTCGGAAGAGAATATGCTGGATTAACACCTGCTATTAAAAGTGCACCAACACGTCCTGCATTCATATCCTTCACCAACTGAGCTACCGCCTTAGCATTACCTTGACGAATTTTTCTTGGTGTAGCTTCATTAAATGCTTTACTACTAATATGCTTATTAATAGCCAAAACTAACAATTGAGCATCCACATCTTGAATACCAGAAACTACAACTGCGTTGCTTCCTGCTTTCTGTATATGCTTAGCCGCTTTAACAACTTCGGCATCCAAACCAGCATCCAATGCTCCTTTGGATCCGGCACCAGTAACATATTTATATAAAGCTGCTAACACCTGTTTTTGTTGAGTAGGCGTTGCTTTTACTCTTTTATCTGCATTTGCTCCAGATAATGACATATTTGCTTCAAAATGGATATGTTTAGACATTTTCCCATTTTCAGGAACACGTCCTTGTGCATATCCACTGTCATATCCTCCTCCTTGCCAATCTCCTAAGAAATCAGCAGCTATACTTACAATAGTATTTACTTTAGAAAAATCATAATCAGCTAATGCTCTTTCTCCATACATCATTTCGTAAGCGTCTAATGCTTCACTGTAAGATATAGCATCATATACCACTTGAGAAACATTAGCATATTTTGCTTTAAACTCTGATATCAATTTAGATGTAGAAGGACTAGCAAATGTCTGAGTTAACAATACAATTTGTTTTCCTCCTAAACTATTTAGCTTAGATCCAACCTCTTTATCAAGAACATCCCAACTAATATCTTCATCTCCTTTTTTGGGACCTTGCAAACGAGTACTATCATACAATGATAATACTGAAGCATGAACTCTAGCATTTGCCTCTCCATTAGAAGTAGCAAGGTTATTATTTTCTACCTTGATTGGACGACCTTCTCTTGTTTTTATTAAAACACTTGCAAAATCATAACCATCTGCAATAGTAGTCGCATAATAATTAGCAACACCAGGAACTATTCTTTCTGGCTGTACTACATATGGTATTGATTTAATTACTGGTCCTTCACAAGCTGCTAAAGATGCAGCCGCTGTACTAAAACCTACATATTTAAGAAAGTCACGACGTGAAGTCGAAGAACTTTCTAGAGATGACTTATCTCCTAAAAACTCATCCGTAGGAATCTCCTGAACGAACTCATTTTGTTGTAGCGTCTCAACAATAGAGCTATTTTCGTTTAGCTCTTCAACACTTTTCCAGTATTTCTTGTTTGATGACATATATAATTGATATTAGCTTCTTACTTATTTTTTCGCTTAAACGACGAATAAATCATTTTATTAATAGTGGCACTTACCACATTCCAGACCACCCATCTGAGCAGCTGTTAACTTATCCACTCCATACTTTTTAGACAATTCTTTGTGTATTTTATCATAATACTCATTGCCTTCCATTTTCACATTAGTCTCTCTGTGACAGTTAATACACCATCCCATTGTCAATGGAGCATGTTGATACATAATTTCCATTTCCTCTACAGGTCCGTGACACTTCTGACACTCTATACCCGCTACGCTTACGTGCTGAGAGTGATTAAAGTATGCAAAGTCTGGTAAATTATGGATACGCACCCATTTTACAGGCTCAGTTTCCCCAGTGTAAGACTGAGAGCTCTCATCCCAACCAACAGCTTTATATAACTTCTTAATTTCACCGTCATAAAACTCCTTCGAATAATCAGCTGTTGCAGTACCTTCAGCAACCTCACTAATTGATTTGTGACAGTTCATACAAACATTAAGAGATGGAATCCCTGAATGTTTAGAAACTCTAGCCGAAGAGTGACAGTACTTACATTCTATTTTATTGTCTCCTGCATGTATTTTATGAGAATAATGTATTGGTTGAATTGGCATATATCCCTGATCAACTCCAACTTGCATAAAATAACCATAAACAAAGTATCCACTAGCAAGCAATACAAATATTGCAGAAACCAACACTAAAAATTGATTTTGCACAAATGCTTTCCATATTGGAGTTCTAGCTACTTCTTCAGGTAATTGTACACCATTTGCTTCTGCAAAATTCCTAAGTGTTTTATTAACTAAAAACAACACTACTACCAACATTAGGAACACTAATGCCAAAGCTGCTAAAACTAAATTAGAAGACACTCCAGAACCATCAGATTGACCGTCAACAGCCTGTAATTCTGTAACTTTCGGCGGGGCTTTAGGCACCATTACATACGCCAAAATATTATCAATATCCGTGTTTGTTAATTGAGGAAAGGCATTCATCGGAGTCTTCTTGTACTCTTCAAAAATTGCAACTGCGTCTGCATCTCCAGAAGCAATCATTGCTGCACTATTCTTAATCCAAGAATACAACCATTCTGTATCTCTTCTCTCTGTAACTCCAAACAATGCTGGACCTGTCATTTTCTTATAACGCTTGTGACAAGCAGCACATAGCGATTTAAATAACGCTTCTCCTTTTGCAACATCACCACCAGCAGCTGATTCCACAGCAGCGGCTTCAGTTGACACAGCTTCTTCCTGAGCAAAAACTGGATTCAATAAAGAGAACAAAAAAACAGTTCCTAAGAGTAGGAGTTTTGAGGCTGAATTTCGGTATTTCACCTGTTTCATATTATTAAGTAGAATTATCGTCTAAATTTTGGTATGGTTTTTTCATTATTTGTAAAAAATGACACAAAAACCACGTCCATTTAATTCGACAGCAAAAGTACTATAATAAGTCGATTTTAGAAATGTTAGCGAAGTGTTAAGTGGTAATTTATAATAATTCTAAATAATATTTTTAAAGGATTTTGAGTTATTAAACTTTACCTTTGTATCAAATCTATTTGTAATGAGAATTTTAAACAAAAAAAACAACCTTTTATTATTAGGTTTTTGTTTTACAGGAATCACCTATATAAGCGCACAAGATTCCACAAATTTGGATAATCCAACGGTTTTTACCACTATTGAGATGACTCCACCAGCCGAACCAACCATTACTATCAACCAAGATCCACGAATCAACCAGCTGTTAAACATTAAAACCAAAATGGACAAAGATGGTGTTCTTAGCGAGAACTACAGGATTCAATTATACACAGGTGATCTAAAAAACGCAAACACAATTAGAAACAATGCAGAGAAGTCTTTCCCTCAATGGAGAGCAGACATAGTTTATGAAACTCCCAATCATAAAGTATGGATAGGTAATTATCGAAGCAAATTAGAGACGGATCGAGCATTAAAAGAGATAAGAGAAGAATTTCCTAATGCGTTTCCTTTTAAACCAGAAAAAAAATAAACATCAAAATCTATATAACAAACAAAAAAAGCCCGATCAAAATTGATCGGGCTTTTTTATTATAATTCTATGTCGGTTTTATAATTTTTTCTTCACAGCAACTTCCTGGAAAGATTCTATTACATCGCCTATCTTAATATCATTATAATTTTTAACCTGCAATCCACAATCATATCCTTTAGAAACCTCTTTAGCATCATCCTTAAACCTCTTTAAAGAAGCAAGCTCCCCAGTATATACAACTACACCTTCACGTATTAAACGAATTCCAGCGTTACGTATAATTTTACCTGTTTGAACCATACAACCTGCAATTGTTCCAACTTTAGATATCTTGAATGTTTCTCTAATCTCAGCGGTACCAGTAATTTCTTCCTTCATCACAGGAGAAAGCATACCTTCCATTGCATCTTTTAGATCATTAATCGCATCGTATATAATCGAATATGTTCTGATATCGATTTCTTCTTTATCAGCAACCTGACGGGCATTACCTGCAGGTCTCACATTAAATCCTATTATAATAGCATCAGAAGCAGATGCTAATAACACATCACTTTCTGTAATTGCTCCTACTGCTTTATGGATTATATTTACATGAATCTCTTCTGTCGATAACTTCTGGAATGAATCCGTTAACGCTTCTACCGAACCATCAACATCACCCTTAAGAATAATATTTAATTCCTTAAAGTCTCCAAGTGCAATTCGACGTCCAATTTCATCAAGTGTAATATGTCTCTGTGTACGTACTGATTGCTCTCTATGCAACTGTGCTCTTTTAGAAGCTATATCTTTTGCTTCTCTTTCATCTTCTAAAACACTAAACTTATCACCTGCCTGAGGAGCACCATCTAGACCCAAAATAGATACTGGTGTTGAAGGACCTGCTTTCTTAACGTTCTTACCACGTTCATCCTGCATTGCCTTAACCTTACCACTATTCTTTCCGGCCAATACATAATCTCCAACTTGTAGTGTACCTGTTTGTACTAAAATTGTTGACACATATCCTCTACCTTTATCTAAAAATGCTTCTACCACAGTACCAGATGCCAATCTATCCGGATTCGCTTTAAGTTCTAATATTTCTGCTTCCAGAAGCACTTTTTCTAAAAGCTCTTTAACACCTTGTCCTGTTTTAGCAGAAATATCATGGGATTGAATTTTTCCTCCCCAATCTTCTACCAGTAAATTCATAGAAGCTAGTTTTTCCTTAATCTTATCAGGATTAGCTTCTGGTCTATCTACTTTATTTATTGCAAAAACAATCGGAACACCCGCAGCCTGCGCGTGACTAATTGCTTCTTTTGTTTGTGGCATCACATCATCATCTGCCGCTATCACAATAATTGCTAGATCCGTTACCTGAGCACCACGAGCACGCATCGCTGTAAACGCTTCGTGACCTGGTGTATCTAGGAATGCAATCTTTTGACCATTTTCTAGTTGAACACCATACGCTCCAATATGCTGCGTAATTCCACCACTTTCTCCTGCTATTACATTTTCTTCACGAATATAATCTAACAAAGAAGTTTTACCGTGATCAACGTGTCCCATAACAGTAACAATAGGCGCTCTAAGTACAAGATCTTCTGGAGCATCTACTATTTCTTCTATTGACTCTTCAATATCAGATGTTACAAAGTCAACTTCATATCCAAATTCATCTGCAACAATAGAAAGGGTTTCTGCATCCAAACGCTGGTTCATAGTAACCATAATACCTAATGACATACAAGCTGATATTACTTGAGTCGTAGGAACATCCATCATGGTTGCTACCTCAGAAACTGTAACAAACTCAGTTACCTTAAGAACTTTACTTTCTTGTTCTTGTTGAGCCACATCATCTTCTGCCTTTTGGCGATGCTGATCACGCTTATCTCTACGATACTTAGCCGCTTTGGATTTATTTGATTTCCCTTGAAGTTTTTCAAGAGTTTCTCTTACTTGTTTTTGTACTTCTTCTTCACTAGGCTCCTCCTTAACTACAGCAGGTCTTTTACCTTTTCCTGGACCTCGATTTGGACCTCGATTTCCTGGACCTCGTCCTCGATTTCCACCTTGTCTATTTCCTGGTCCTCCTCCAGGTTTAGCACCACCTTCTTTACTAATTCTTCTGCGACGCTTTTTTGGATCGCTATCAGAAGATTTAGATTTATCCTCTTTCTTTTTAGGAGGTTTCTGAAACTTCGTTAAATCAATCTTTTGGCCTGTAAAATTAGGACCATCCAATTTTTTATATTGAGTTTCAACCTTTACAGGTTCTCCTTGGGGTTCCGCCTCTTTAGATGGAGAAGGTTCCTTTTTAGCCGGTTGCTCTGCAGGTTTAGAAGCTTTCTTTTGTTCCAGATCTATTGCTGCAACTTTAGCAATTTTTATACCTTTTTTAGCAGGCCTATTAGAAACCACTTCAGGAGTCTTTTCTTTTACTTCTTCTTTCTCCTTTTCAACTTCTTTTACCTCTTCTTTCTTAGGAGCTTCTTCGGTTGTTGCTTTTTCTTCGGGCTTCTCAACAACTTCTTCTTTCTTATCCAATTCTATTTTACCTACTTGTTTAGGTCCAGTCAATTGGGCTTTGGCTTTCACAACTTCACGAGCTTCGGCACGCTTACGTCTCTCCTCTTGTTCCGTTTCAATCTGCACTCTCAGCGCTTCTTTCTCTTTCCTTTTTTCCTCACCAACCTCTTTTGAAGCTACCTTCTTACTCTTGTCTGTCTGGAACTCATCAAACAACAGCTGATAGATCTCCGAAGAAATCTTTGTGGTAGGACGCGAGTCTATCTCATGACCTTTTGAATTCAAAAAGTCAACAGCCCGATCTAGCGAGATATTGAATTCGCGTAATACCTTATTTAATCTCATTGTTTTTGCTTCAGCCATAAATGCCTTATTATTTTATGCTCAAATATAAATTAATTGAAGTTATTAATCTTCAAATTCTGATTTTAATATTCTAATAACTTCACTAACAGTCTCTTCTTCAAGATCTGTTCTTTTTACTAAGTCCTTAATATCTTGTTCTAAAATACTCTTAGCTGTATCTAATCCTATTTTAGCAAATTCTTCTATAATCCAAGAGTCTATTTCATCAGAGAATTCTGATAATTCAACATCCTCTTCAACTCCTTCTCTAAACACATCAATCTCATAACCTGTTAACTGACCTGCCAATCTAATATTATGTCCTCCCCGTCCAATTGCTTTAGAAACTTCTTCTGGCTTCAACATAACCTCTGCCCGGCTACCCTCTTCATTAAGTTTTATAGATGTTACTCTAGCAGGACTTAAAGCCCTAGTAATAAACAACTGAAGGTTATTTGTATAATTTATAACGTCGATATTTTCATTCCCAAGTTCTCTTACGATACCGTGAATACGAGATCCTTTCATACCTACACAAGCTCCAACAGGATCAATTCTATCATCATAAGAATCTACAGCTACTTTTGCTTTTTCTCCCGGTATTCTAACAACTTTCTTAACAGTAATCAAACCATCAAAAACCTCTGGAATTTCCGACTCAAACAACTTCTCTAAGAACAATGGAGATGTTCTAGACATTATAATCGCAGGTTTATTACCTTTTAATTCCACAGATTCAATTACACCTCTAACATTTTCTCCTTTTCTGAAAAAATCAGAAGGTATCTGCCTATCCTTTGGTAAAATAATCTCATTACCTTCATCATCCAACAAAATAATCGCTCTATGACGAATATGATGTACTTCTGCGGTATATATCTCTCCTTCTAATTCTTTAAATTGTTTATAGATATTAGTATTATCGTGTTCGTGAATTTTAGAAATTAAATTCTGACGTAAAGCCAAAATTGAACGTCTACCTAAATCTATTAATTTCACTTCCTGAGAAACATCTTCTCCAATTTCAAAATCTGGTTCTATTTTTTGTGCTTCAGAAATTGATATTTCCTGATTTCCATCCTCAACCTCACCATCAGCAACAACCACACGGTTTCTCCAAATTTCTAAATCCCCTTTATCAGGATTTATAATGATATCGAAATTATCATCACTACCAAATTTCTTTTTTAATGCATTTCTAAACACATCTTCTAAGATCGCCATTAGCGTAACACGATCGATTAACTTATCATCCTTAAATTCTGAAAATGACTCTATTAATGCGATATTTTCCATATCAATTTATAATTAAAATGTTATCATAACTTTAGCTTCCTGTATTTCATCATAAGAAACAGAAGCTTCCTTTGTTACCGTTATTTTTCCTTTTCCTACTGGTTTTGGTTCTCTTGCTTTCCAAACCAAATCTATACTATTATCAGACACAGAAACTAACTCTCCTTCAATAGTATTACCACCTTCAGTTTTTACCTTTAATTTTCTACCTATATTCTTTTTGTACTGACGTCGATGAACTAAGCCTTCAGAAACTCCAGCAGACATCACCTGTAAAGAAAAATCTTCTTCTTCTCTATCTAAATTATGCTCGATAGCCCTACTTAGAGCTATACAATCCTCTACAGTTATACCACCATCACCATCAACAATAATCTCTATGATGTTACCAGGATGTATTTTTTGACTGATCAAGAAAAGAGAAGGCCTTTCTTCTAAGGCTTCTGCTAACAAACTTTGAACTTTATCTTTTAATGACATAGGCAGATAAAAAGAGGGGACTTTTCGTCCCCTCAATCTGGTTTTTTAATTTCAACGGTGCAAAGATAGTAATAATATCTTAGATTCAAAATCTACTTAAGAATGAATTTATTCGTAAATTTAAATGACTGTTAGCATATTACAACCTATCGATTTTAAGAATCATAAGAAAAATACAATTTAATCTACAGTTCACATACATAAAAAACAACTAACCTAAACCAAGTGCTACTTGGATATTGATAATTTTCTCTTAAACACACTTAACCATGATTAAAAGAATTCTAGTACCCACTGATTTTTCCACTCAAGCAGAAAGCGCCTTAAAAGTAGCAGCACAAATTGCTAAAAAGAACGATTGTCAGATCTATCTTTTACATATCTTAGAAATGCCAGTTCATCTGGTTGACTTAATGTCTTCTGGAGCTTCCTCTTCTGCGCCGGAAGCCATATTTTTTATGAAACAAACACATAAGAAGTTTGAAGAAGTTTTAGCCAGCGACTACCTAAAGGATCTAGAAGTGATTGAAACTGTTAGTTTTGAAGATGTTCTTCGTGGAATTATGGATTCGTGTGACAAGAATAATATAGACATGATTATAATGGGTTCTCATGGGTCCTCTGGGTTTGAAGAATTATTTATTGGCTCTAATGCTGAAAAAGTAGTTCGAACCTCAGAAAAACCTGTACTTGTAATTAAAGAAGATTGTGATATATATAATGTTAACGACCTTGTTTATGCTACTAATTTTGATGATGAAGATAAGCCTTCGTTAATATCAGCACATGAATTTTCTAAACAACTAGAAGCAAAATTACACTTAGTATGGATAAACACAG
This genomic interval carries:
- a CDS encoding universal stress protein, with the translated sequence MIKRILVPTDFSTQAESALKVAAQIAKKNDCQIYLLHILEMPVHLVDLMSSGASSSAPEAIFFMKQTHKKFEEVLASDYLKDLEVIETVSFEDVLRGIMDSCDKNNIDMIIMGSHGSSGFEELFIGSNAEKVVRTSEKPVLVIKEDCDIYNVNDLVYATNFDDEDKPSLISAHEFSKQLEAKLHLVWINTANSFKTTKETEEKMNLMIADLPIDNYTLNIYNDINVEKGILNFANSVDAGLIGISTHGRKGLSHFINGSLGEDVVNHAKRPVLTFKI